A part of Paenibacillus sp. IHBB 10380 genomic DNA contains:
- a CDS encoding site-specific integrase, with translation MINYSDIVNKLEDKLWVKLLYNRLPDDLLFLSDPNGLFYWDKVDEKNLKYFYRQCLDVPWTNQFALALICLTDRSLTPQSIMNIVSVLNARFRNIFDYYRLTHIDQLQASHIQDYVVGLILSEHTDRQRQSIVTGYNTFQFNLKKWIGTQFSVEQQKSLYTYVLKDIPFDNRDFNVRTRAITNAKTKRKEDTSAITPLLPEIRAEGHFRWNQIKRLRKAVKRAVRQIKSENLSFPVEFSYDESEYANERWFFTIWDYESFDLEYEGKAKHHKLYNDESEFVFLEFTKAERLDDHTEGDGPWFIDILRYRLLGKWEGNHYSSDQKKEVQDYLTHWGYDVDSEGKKATPFFSRNPGLLTQGFQVTRRQRFSKSILINLEPFYIASMFARFSLDIITSSGARINELLQISYDKDCCVITTDSNIQPPRKNFIYRLIPKGREEVENYYVPEDLYKFMTEIIKELKESYSSDSLPSVEYDVESRKHLMTVKKYIFQYENRHINAATLNAILRFLLHGIIIQASDGRQVIVKSHLLRHAFATHAAQNEKLPLDIVKELLHQKDIAVTEPIESVASIRSPFCYLILLLMLQNILGIWIFGEAYEVTRGN, from the coding sequence ATGATTAATTATTCGGACATTGTAAATAAGCTTGAAGATAAACTGTGGGTCAAATTACTTTATAATCGTTTGCCTGACGATTTGTTATTTCTAAGCGACCCAAACGGTTTGTTCTACTGGGATAAGGTTGACGAAAAAAATCTGAAGTATTTTTATCGACAATGTCTGGATGTGCCTTGGACAAATCAGTTTGCCCTCGCACTTATATGTTTGACAGATCGAAGCTTAACCCCTCAGTCAATAATGAATATTGTAAGTGTGCTAAATGCAAGGTTCAGAAATATTTTTGATTATTATAGACTTACTCATATAGATCAGTTACAAGCCAGCCACATCCAAGATTACGTAGTTGGTTTAATACTTTCTGAACATACCGATCGTCAACGTCAGTCAATAGTGACAGGCTATAATACTTTTCAGTTCAACTTAAAAAAATGGATTGGTACACAGTTCAGTGTCGAACAACAGAAGTCATTGTATACGTATGTTTTAAAAGACATTCCGTTTGACAATCGAGATTTCAATGTGAGAACCAGAGCAATCACTAATGCAAAAACGAAGCGGAAAGAAGATACTTCGGCGATAACACCTCTGCTGCCCGAAATAAGAGCTGAAGGTCATTTCAGATGGAATCAGATCAAACGACTTAGAAAAGCCGTTAAACGAGCCGTCAGACAAATTAAGAGCGAGAATCTAAGTTTTCCAGTTGAGTTTTCATACGATGAATCAGAATATGCAAACGAGAGATGGTTCTTTACGATATGGGATTATGAAAGTTTTGATCTGGAGTATGAGGGAAAGGCGAAGCATCATAAATTATATAATGATGAAAGCGAATTTGTCTTTTTGGAGTTTACTAAAGCTGAAAGATTAGATGATCATACCGAGGGCGACGGACCTTGGTTCATTGATATATTGCGTTATCGTTTGCTGGGTAAATGGGAAGGAAATCACTATTCTTCTGATCAAAAAAAGGAAGTTCAAGACTATCTTACCCATTGGGGATACGATGTTGATTCAGAAGGAAAAAAAGCAACGCCATTCTTCTCGCGAAATCCTGGTTTATTAACTCAAGGATTTCAAGTAACCAGAAGACAACGATTCTCAAAAAGTATATTGATTAACTTGGAACCGTTCTATATAGCCAGTATGTTTGCCCGATTTTCTCTAGATATAATTACCTCATCGGGGGCACGTATTAACGAGTTGTTGCAAATAAGTTATGACAAAGATTGTTGTGTAATCACGACGGATTCAAACATACAACCTCCTCGAAAAAACTTTATTTATCGATTGATCCCAAAGGGAAGAGAGGAAGTTGAAAATTACTATGTTCCCGAAGACCTATATAAGTTTATGACCGAAATAATCAAAGAATTAAAGGAATCCTATAGCAGTGATAGCCTGCCTAGCGTTGAATACGATGTTGAGAGTAGAAAACATTTAATGACAGTAAAAAAATATATCTTTCAATATGAAAATCGCCATATCAATGCAGCTACATTAAATGCCATATTGAGGTTTTTGCTTCACGGTATCATCATCCAAGCTTCTGACGGTAGGCAAGTGATTGTAAAGTCGCATTTACTGAGACATGCCTTTGCTACACATGCTGCTCAGAATGAAAAATTACCACTTGATATAGTTAAGGAGTTGCTACACCAAAAAGATATAGCCGTTACAGAACCAATTGAGAGTGTAGCCTCAATTAGATCTCCTTTTTGCTATTTAATACTATTGTTGATGCTGCAAAATATATTGGGGATATGGATTTTTGGAGAAGCATATGAGGTAACGAGGGGGAATTAG
- a CDS encoding tyrosine-type recombinase/integrase — translation MGKFFHAYCPADFDSKYKLIVFDDEKKPFIPLTEYYHDQVKRIGESSVISYLNTLEPFFNWFKHNGSYQRRSVVWNDEPDAIKEVVRQYLVTQMMCKVRGREQHEGIYLTGKSPKTVKLFLSSIKSFYRSMIRLKMYEYSNPLADSAFDYQVNDIKGVRQNRPKMPKDAGTEEPVVYRRQTDSYFKIINEKWVPEIIGDWDLPYRIYQAGSNIHWSLRDEVIIRFLFETGARISEILELTLGDYRKRSNIHELAASNKGSYKRRVKFIRISSDTLKLLIKYVNTERYEHASSPATFNELDDQAPLFITIKGDSYKYSAFYSNWNKIINNAGIKLNPHKARHWFVTSMLRSIYDESESLPQIEDKKKQLVEYMKWRDPDTLSVYEHYYDEQKFRDLHEQMQENYLKREQEFFNTKRSLNSDNKMKKDTSLHLNEPQTPEDWLLDFYEGMED, via the coding sequence ATGGGCAAATTTTTTCATGCATATTGTCCTGCTGACTTTGATAGCAAATACAAATTAATAGTCTTTGATGACGAAAAGAAGCCTTTCATTCCGTTAACAGAATACTATCATGATCAAGTGAAAAGAATAGGGGAGTCTTCTGTAATCTCCTATCTAAATACGTTGGAACCATTCTTTAACTGGTTTAAACACAATGGATCTTATCAAAGAAGAAGTGTTGTATGGAACGATGAACCAGATGCTATTAAAGAAGTCGTAAGGCAATATTTAGTTACACAGATGATGTGTAAAGTACGAGGTAGAGAGCAGCATGAAGGAATATATTTGACAGGTAAGAGTCCTAAAACGGTCAAGTTGTTCCTTTCATCGATTAAAAGCTTTTATCGTTCAATGATTCGTTTAAAGATGTATGAATATTCTAATCCACTTGCTGATTCAGCATTTGATTATCAAGTAAATGACATTAAGGGTGTCAGACAGAATAGACCTAAGATGCCGAAGGATGCTGGAACAGAAGAACCAGTTGTATACCGTAGACAAACGGATTCTTATTTCAAAATTATTAACGAGAAATGGGTTCCTGAGATTATTGGTGATTGGGACTTACCTTATCGAATCTATCAAGCTGGTAGTAATATTCACTGGTCATTGCGAGATGAAGTAATCATAAGATTTCTATTCGAAACAGGTGCAAGAATTTCGGAGATTCTTGAGTTGACACTGGGTGATTATCGGAAACGATCGAATATCCATGAGTTGGCTGCCTCAAATAAAGGAAGTTATAAGCGGCGTGTAAAGTTCATTCGTATATCTTCAGATACGCTAAAACTGCTGATTAAATACGTCAACACGGAGCGGTATGAGCATGCTTCCTCGCCAGCCACATTTAATGAACTAGATGATCAAGCTCCATTATTTATTACGATCAAAGGGGATTCCTATAAATATTCTGCGTTTTATTCAAATTGGAACAAAATCATTAATAATGCTGGAATTAAATTAAATCCCCATAAAGCTCGACACTGGTTTGTAACTTCAATGTTACGGAGCATCTATGATGAATCGGAATCACTACCCCAAATTGAAGACAAGAAAAAACAGCTCGTTGAGTATATGAAATGGCGAGATCCCGATACGCTTTCTGTGTATGAGCATTATTATGATGAACAGAAATTCAGAGACTTACATGAGCAAATGCAAGAAAACTATTTGAAACGAGAACAAGAATTTTTCAACACCAAGAGATCATTAAATAGCGATAATAAAATGAAGAAAGATACTTCATTACATCTTAATGAGCCTCAAACACCAGAGGATTGGTTGCTTGATTTTTATGAGGGGATGGAAGATTAA
- a CDS encoding thioesterase domain-containing protein, producing MFDDDNEPFLPLIYFYHEHVNRISESSVIAYLHTLEPFFYWMKHNSRSKGRVVAWSDNLNDVQEAVRQYLIQVMHCKVRGRDNHEGIYLTNKSSKSVQLFLSALKNFYKTMNRMGMYAQGNPLTDLEFENNLSDRQGVRPNKTRVFQAAGTEESMEYRNQTDSYFKIINEEWIPEIIGDSDLPYRIYRAGQSQNWCLRDEVITRFMFETGARISEILELTMGDYRSRSDQHEFAATNKGSYKRRIKTLKLLIRYVNAELLDLFLPILHADFKISETYCHQEKKDKIACDITIINGRNDHSAIMYDMCEWRYYAGGAATFHTVDGGHFFITENYGPVVDIIKQTLTISDKILERQ from the coding sequence GTGTTTGATGATGATAACGAGCCATTCCTTCCATTGATTTATTTTTATCATGAACATGTAAATAGAATTAGTGAAAGTTCCGTTATTGCTTACTTACATACATTAGAACCTTTCTTCTATTGGATGAAACATAATAGTCGTTCCAAAGGAAGAGTTGTTGCGTGGAGTGACAATCTGAATGATGTTCAAGAAGCAGTAAGGCAATATCTGATTCAAGTTATGCATTGTAAGGTACGTGGGCGTGATAATCATGAGGGCATTTATCTAACGAATAAGAGTTCGAAGTCAGTGCAGTTGTTCTTATCAGCACTTAAGAACTTCTACAAGACAATGAATCGAATGGGAATGTATGCACAAGGGAATCCGTTAACCGATTTAGAGTTTGAAAATAACTTATCAGATAGGCAAGGGGTCCGACCAAACAAAACAAGAGTGTTTCAAGCAGCTGGAACAGAGGAGTCGATGGAATATCGCAATCAAACGGACTCTTACTTTAAAATTATAAATGAAGAGTGGATACCTGAAATCATCGGCGATAGTGATTTACCGTATCGGATATACCGTGCTGGTCAGTCCCAGAATTGGTGTTTGAGAGACGAAGTCATAACAAGGTTCATGTTTGAAACGGGGGCAAGAATCTCTGAAATATTAGAATTAACGATGGGTGATTATCGTTCACGATCCGACCAACATGAATTTGCTGCAACTAATAAAGGCAGCTATAAACGAAGAATTAAGACGTTGAAGCTGCTCATTCGATATGTAAACGCAGAGTTGCTTGATTTATTCTTACCGATATTGCACGCTGATTTTAAGATATCAGAAACATATTGTCACCAAGAGAAAAAAGATAAGATCGCTTGTGATATTACAATCATTAATGGTCGCAACGACCACAGTGCTATAATGTATGACATGTGCGAGTGGAGATATTATGCAGGTGGGGCAGCGACTTTTCATACGGTAGATGGTGGACACTTTTTTATTACAGAGAATTATGGACCTGTTGTGGATATTATCAAGCAAACATTGACAATATCGGATAAAATTCTAGAAAGGCAATGA
- the sdaAA gene encoding L-serine ammonia-lyase, iron-sulfur-dependent, subunit alpha, producing the protein MSFTNLQELLGMAERENITIAELMIKTEEVQKGLSRETIIEKMSEQFTVMEEAVRRGTESPVMSRTGLTGGDGNRLYEYTKSGNSFVNSTTLQAAANALAVSEVNAAMGRIVATPTAGSAGVLPAVLVHALDSGRFTRDQVVQSTFTAAALGLVIANKASILEVEAGCQAGIGSATAMAAGTLVELAGGTPKQVGNAVGIALKNSLGLVCDSVAGLVGIPCIYRNGLHAITALAAADMVLAGVSSMIPPDEVIQIMHEVGQQMPESLRETGMGGLAGTPAGQQIKEKILGGKSNASGPVKYQRAYEIIGPVMVEPSSSHTAGAVRIGNIAYQLLNEKPLFAKFTLMGSFAETYQGHGTDLALLAGVLGLTMMDDDIPNAKELAEKNGLKYEFTKRVLGSYNPNTVLIELEGESHKIKVLASSLGGGKVEVQEFDGYPLKFSGERPTLVIRHTDRNGVIADLSWIIQEKGCNIARMGNERSKINGPAITVCEVDNTVDESLLAMLKREIPIIDEILLVQTV; encoded by the coding sequence ATGTCTTTTACAAATTTGCAGGAATTATTGGGAATGGCAGAGCGGGAGAATATAACTATTGCAGAATTAATGATAAAAACAGAAGAGGTACAGAAAGGTTTATCGAGAGAGACGATTATTGAAAAAATGTCAGAACAATTTACGGTTATGGAGGAGGCTGTTCGCAGAGGAACTGAGAGTCCGGTAATGTCTCGTACTGGTTTAACTGGGGGAGATGGAAACCGTCTTTATGAGTATACTAAAAGTGGGAACTCCTTTGTCAATTCTACAACCTTACAGGCCGCAGCCAATGCACTTGCAGTATCAGAGGTTAATGCGGCAATGGGGAGAATTGTAGCGACACCAACAGCCGGTTCGGCTGGGGTTTTGCCAGCTGTACTCGTTCATGCTCTAGACAGCGGAAGATTTACCCGTGACCAAGTTGTACAGTCGACTTTTACTGCTGCTGCACTTGGCTTAGTGATTGCCAATAAAGCTTCGATATTAGAGGTTGAAGCCGGCTGCCAGGCTGGAATTGGGTCAGCCACTGCAATGGCTGCAGGTACATTAGTAGAACTTGCTGGCGGAACACCAAAGCAGGTGGGAAATGCGGTTGGGATTGCGTTAAAAAATTCATTGGGATTGGTTTGTGATTCTGTTGCCGGGCTGGTGGGAATTCCGTGCATCTATCGCAACGGTTTACATGCCATTACCGCTCTAGCTGCGGCAGATATGGTGTTAGCTGGGGTGAGTAGCATGATTCCTCCGGATGAAGTCATTCAAATAATGCATGAGGTCGGACAGCAAATGCCCGAATCGTTAAGAGAAACGGGAATGGGAGGTTTGGCTGGAACTCCAGCAGGGCAACAAATAAAAGAGAAGATTCTAGGGGGCAAATCTAATGCCAGTGGGCCGGTTAAATACCAAAGAGCTTATGAGATCATTGGTCCTGTAATGGTGGAACCTTCGAGTTCTCATACAGCCGGGGCTGTTCGGATTGGTAATATTGCTTACCAGCTTTTAAACGAAAAACCTCTATTTGCAAAGTTCACCCTGATGGGCTCTTTTGCTGAAACTTACCAGGGACACGGGACAGATTTAGCTCTCTTAGCAGGTGTTCTCGGGTTAACAATGATGGATGATGACATTCCGAATGCGAAAGAATTAGCCGAAAAAAATGGATTAAAGTATGAATTTACAAAACGAGTTCTTGGAAGCTACAATCCGAACACCGTTTTGATTGAATTAGAGGGAGAATCGCATAAGATAAAGGTATTAGCAAGCTCTTTAGGTGGGGGTAAAGTGGAAGTCCAAGAATTTGATGGTTATCCGTTAAAATTTAGCGGTGAACGGCCAACCCTAGTGATCCGCCATACTGATCGAAATGGAGTCATTGCAGATCTATCATGGATAATTCAGGAAAAAGGATGCAACATCGCCCGCATGGGAAATGAACGTTCAAAAATCAATGGTCCTGCGATTACGGTTTGCGAAGTTGATAATACCGTTGACGAGAGTCTCTTAGCTATGCTAAAAAGAGAGATTCCGATTATAGATGAGATTCTTCTGGTTCAAACTGTGTAA